A segment of the Vicinamibacteria bacterium genome:
GAGGCTCGTAGCGGAGACGAATTTCGTCCGTAGCCAAGAACGGACCGCGCAACCATTCAGTGCATCATCGCGTAGATGACGTAATTGACACCGAACTTGAAGCCTTCGTTGGAAAGCTCGATGGGATAGTAGCCGGCATCGGACCACTCCCAGTAGTCTCCGATATCGTTGTTGAAGTTGGCCACCACCTGCAGGCGTCCGGAGTCGTCTTTCAGCCCGTGAAAGGTGGGAACGGCGTAGGCCCCGTACGGCGGAACCATATCGAGCGACTCGATATGAAAAAACGATTGAAAGACCGGCTCATCCACGGTGAGCTCGACGAAATGACTTCCGGGAAGAACGAGCGCCATGGCGTTCTCGAAATTTTCCCAATCCCAGGGTCCGTCGAAGTCGTCGAAGATCGCGAACCCTCCGCGGAGGAGATAGCTTCGGAGGTTCTCCGCCTCCTCGGGGGTGATCGCCCAGCCGCCGGGCTCGCTGAAATACAGGATCGGGTAACTCATCAAATCGGGGCTCGCAAGCTCGACGACGGCGTGCGCACGCGGCTCGGTATGAACACCGGTCATCTCGGACAAGATGGTCAGTAGATTGCGCTCTGCCCGGGGGAAGTCGTGCGACCAGCCTGGCCGCCGCCCTTCGCGGTACGATGTGAACCGAACCCGGGCAAACTCGAAGCTCGGTACGATGGATGGCCGTTCGGTCTCGGCGATATCGAAGGGTTCCTGCCCGCGGAAGCGGTCGAAGATCGACCGCTGTGAGAAGGCGAACGCCGCCGCGAATAGAACCAGCCCCAGGCTCACGCTCGAGACGAGCGTCCTCCCACCCCTCACAGGATTGTCCTCCCGCCGAGCTTACCCTGCCAGACCGCGAGCTTCAATCGAGAACACGGAACGAACGTCTCTAGGCCGGAAAAAGCGAAAGCCCCGACCTCACCGA
Coding sequences within it:
- a CDS encoding DUF4159 domain-containing protein yields the protein MRGGRTLVSSVSLGLVLFAAAFAFSQRSIFDRFRGQEPFDIAETERPSIVPSFEFARVRFTSYREGRRPGWSHDFPRAERNLLTILSEMTGVHTEPRAHAVVELASPDLMSYPILYFSEPGGWAITPEEAENLRSYLLRGGFAIFDDFDGPWDWENFENAMALVLPGSHFVELTVDEPVFQSFFHIESLDMVPPYGAYAVPTFHGLKDDSGRLQVVANFNNDIGDYWEWSDAGYYPIELSNEGFKFGVNYVIYAMMH